A stretch of Rhizobium sp. BT03 DNA encodes these proteins:
- a CDS encoding phosphate/phosphite/phosphonate ABC transporter substrate-binding protein has product MQFASIEMYLTPQPLADATAKLWSFLRHYLSQAGLTDLPETLDRTLPYDEAWLRSDLLLSQTCGYPFASRLRGKVRLVATPVYDHPGCDGPLMRSFIIVRTGSSLRSLEDLRGTTAAINSPDSNSGSNLFRAAVAPLARDGRFFGRIIETGSHGGSIAAVAEGRADSAAIDCVTYANIRRFDPQHIQGIRIIAETPKGPGLPFITSGDASDGRVLLLRNALGAAISEPSLAATRATLGLAGFAVLSEAEYEPLLSLAGEALPPLRV; this is encoded by the coding sequence ATGCAATTCGCTAGTATAGAAATGTATCTCACACCCCAGCCGCTTGCAGATGCGACGGCCAAGCTCTGGTCGTTCCTCCGGCATTATCTCTCGCAGGCCGGCCTGACGGACCTGCCCGAAACGCTCGATCGGACGCTGCCCTATGACGAGGCCTGGCTGAGATCGGATCTTCTCCTCTCGCAGACCTGCGGCTATCCCTTTGCCAGCCGCCTGCGCGGCAAAGTTCGCCTGGTTGCGACGCCGGTTTATGATCATCCCGGCTGCGACGGTCCGCTGATGCGCAGCTTCATCATCGTCCGCACGGGTTCTTCCCTTCGCTCGCTGGAGGATCTGCGCGGCACCACGGCTGCAATCAATAGCCCCGACAGCAATTCCGGCAGCAATCTCTTTCGCGCGGCCGTCGCGCCGCTCGCTCGGGACGGCCGTTTCTTCGGCCGGATCATCGAGACCGGCAGCCATGGCGGCAGCATCGCCGCCGTCGCGGAGGGCAGGGCGGACAGTGCGGCCATCGATTGCGTCACCTATGCCAATATTCGCCGCTTCGATCCCCAGCATATCCAGGGGATCCGCATCATCGCCGAAACGCCCAAGGGTCCTGGCCTGCCATTCATCACCTCGGGCGATGCTTCGGACGGCAGGGTCCTTCTGCTGCGAAATGCACTCGGCGCCGCCATCAGCGAGCCATCGCTGGCGGCGACGCGGGCCACACTCGGCCTCGCTGGTTTCGCGGTGCTTTCCGAAGCCGAGTACGAGCCGCTTTTATCATTGGCGGGCGAGGCATTGCCGCCATTGAGAGTTTGA
- a CDS encoding FAD-dependent oxidoreductase gives MNAPDADFIIIGSGPAGVSAAFPLIAAGRRVLMLDAGDDLGLKEENRSVRVLGSDLESLRVDDGSSPKLQTPVSRGILERFQRDAGISGDGFKPIGSLARGGLSNIWGAQISYLDAGDIDDWPIDLASLQSSYERVAQRIGISTNADLTTGADGEAVLPLGATATHVLRRHKAAKPADGSFRLFAAVNAILSEARPGRAACDLRGDCLYGCPSGAIYNSRQDLLALRKSPHFRLLDNRRAVSLTRDLGWTVKTADGSSFSAPRIILAAGVLGTAALLTDLLPIGQQGLRLLNSPTLAIPLLSPARLLRSTTPTHSLAQLGLSLRYGDGASDYVTGAIYEVGSLPVQSFVNRMPLGRKAGRAAFELIAGSLLVATIYYPGDQSRSSIHRDATAKKRLTVRGGFAEGFEIRAEALKKALRHEWKRLGLIPLPGASLAEPGIDAHFAGTLPMGEAGPFGSSSDGELNLHPGLHVVDGSILPDLSSKYITMTIMANADRIAHRLAAMEAASAS, from the coding sequence ATGAATGCGCCCGATGCCGACTTCATCATCATCGGCAGCGGCCCTGCAGGCGTCTCCGCTGCGTTTCCGCTGATAGCGGCCGGCCGTCGCGTTCTGATGCTTGATGCCGGCGATGACTTGGGATTGAAGGAGGAAAACCGCAGCGTCCGTGTCCTGGGAAGCGATCTGGAATCGCTGCGCGTCGACGACGGCAGCTCGCCGAAACTGCAGACCCCTGTATCACGCGGGATTCTCGAACGGTTCCAACGCGACGCCGGAATATCGGGCGATGGCTTCAAACCGATCGGCAGCCTCGCGCGCGGCGGGCTCTCCAATATCTGGGGTGCGCAAATCAGCTATCTCGACGCTGGGGATATCGACGATTGGCCGATCGACCTCGCGTCCCTGCAGAGCTCTTACGAGCGGGTCGCCCAGCGCATCGGGATCAGCACCAACGCCGATCTCACGACCGGCGCCGATGGCGAGGCCGTCCTGCCGCTTGGCGCGACCGCCACCCATGTTCTTCGTCGGCACAAGGCTGCAAAACCGGCGGATGGATCGTTTCGGCTATTTGCCGCCGTCAATGCGATACTCTCCGAGGCGAGGCCCGGACGGGCGGCGTGCGATCTGCGCGGCGACTGTCTCTATGGCTGCCCCAGCGGCGCGATCTATAACAGCAGGCAGGATCTGCTTGCGTTACGAAAGTCGCCGCATTTTCGGTTGCTCGACAACAGGCGGGCTGTCTCGTTGACACGGGACTTGGGCTGGACGGTCAAAACGGCCGATGGGTCGTCATTTTCCGCACCGCGGATCATTCTTGCCGCAGGAGTTCTCGGAACGGCCGCCCTGCTCACCGATCTTCTGCCGATCGGCCAGCAGGGACTGCGTCTCCTGAACAGCCCCACACTGGCCATCCCTCTGCTCTCTCCCGCGAGATTGCTGCGTTCGACGACGCCGACGCACAGTCTTGCGCAACTCGGATTGTCACTGCGCTATGGTGACGGCGCATCCGATTACGTGACGGGCGCGATCTATGAAGTCGGTTCCCTGCCGGTGCAGAGTTTCGTCAACAGGATGCCGCTCGGCCGAAAGGCCGGGCGAGCCGCCTTCGAACTGATCGCCGGCAGCCTTCTCGTCGCGACGATCTACTATCCCGGCGATCAAAGCCGCAGTTCCATCCATCGAGATGCAACAGCGAAAAAGAGGCTGACCGTCCGCGGCGGTTTCGCGGAAGGTTTCGAGATCCGCGCCGAGGCTTTGAAAAAAGCGCTGCGCCATGAATGGAAACGCTTGGGGCTTATTCCGCTCCCGGGCGCATCGCTGGCGGAGCCTGGTATCGACGCCCATTTCGCCGGCACTCTGCCTATGGGCGAAGCCGGCCCGTTCGGAAGCTCCTCGGACGGCGAGTTGAATCTTCACCCGGGTCTTCACGTCGTCGACGGCTCCATTCTTCCCGATCTATCCTCGAAATACATCACCATGACGATCATGGCCAATGCCGATCGCATCGCCCATCGGCTTGCCGCAATGGAAGCAGCCTCGGCGTCCTGA
- a CDS encoding NAD(P)-dependent oxidoreductase: MAPRLIITGSTGYIGARLAAMARERGFEVVELGRRSGAKWRIGDEPAASDLEGAVGIVHLAHSWATEPQAAEEDNINISGTVRLAEAAKAAGVPRFVFSSSTSSRREALNVYGRTKFRIEQHLAASPAAPTVRVARIGLVYGGPRTAMYGLMAKLAALSPLLPMIGLSREVQPIHLDEVAEGLLALATEANQPPQTFVLAQEKPISFAAWLRMLRRSQGKGNLHFIPIPLAAALFACHMTKLVPLIPTVDPERVLGLAGAAPMESGESLRLLKLNLADPMTALAGEFSQTGKDQSRSEAQALLRYLGIAPTEMQLQRLCEGLRREGLSPLGLSTTVIRHPRLLAFFEPPASRTQHRLARALYLADLASEPERHAGPKAGFFGAGLIIAGDVLLFPLRALLAGTYR; the protein is encoded by the coding sequence ATGGCACCGCGTCTCATCATCACGGGATCGACCGGCTATATCGGCGCAAGACTGGCAGCGATGGCGCGCGAGCGCGGCTTCGAGGTGGTTGAACTCGGGCGGCGGTCCGGAGCGAAGTGGCGCATCGGTGACGAGCCCGCTGCCTCCGACCTCGAAGGGGCGGTTGGAATCGTCCATCTCGCGCATTCCTGGGCCACCGAGCCGCAGGCTGCCGAAGAAGACAACATCAATATATCAGGCACGGTGAGATTGGCGGAAGCGGCAAAGGCAGCCGGCGTGCCGCGCTTCGTCTTTTCCTCCTCCACCTCGTCCCGGCGGGAGGCGCTCAATGTTTACGGCCGCACCAAATTCAGGATCGAGCAGCATTTGGCTGCCAGCCCTGCTGCGCCGACCGTTCGTGTTGCGCGAATAGGGCTCGTCTATGGCGGACCACGCACCGCCATGTACGGACTGATGGCCAAGTTAGCGGCTTTAAGTCCACTTCTGCCGATGATCGGGCTCAGCCGCGAGGTCCAGCCCATTCATCTCGACGAAGTCGCGGAAGGCCTGTTGGCGCTGGCGACCGAGGCGAACCAGCCGCCGCAGACATTCGTGCTTGCGCAGGAAAAGCCGATAAGCTTTGCCGCCTGGCTCAGAATGCTTCGCCGCAGCCAGGGCAAGGGCAATCTCCATTTCATACCGATTCCTTTGGCGGCCGCCCTGTTTGCCTGCCACATGACGAAGCTCGTGCCGTTGATCCCGACGGTCGATCCGGAGCGCGTCCTGGGGCTTGCGGGTGCCGCGCCCATGGAAAGCGGCGAGAGCCTCAGACTGCTGAAATTGAACCTGGCTGACCCGATGACTGCGCTTGCTGGCGAATTCAGCCAAACAGGTAAGGATCAATCGCGCAGCGAGGCGCAGGCTCTGCTGCGATATCTCGGCATCGCGCCGACCGAAATGCAGCTCCAGCGGCTCTGCGAAGGGCTTCGGCGTGAAGGGCTGTCGCCGCTCGGCCTTTCCACAACGGTGATCAGGCATCCGCGCCTGCTGGCGTTCTTCGAGCCGCCGGCCAGTCGGACGCAGCATCGTCTCGCGCGAGCCCTCTATCTGGCCGACCTCGCGAGCGAACCGGAAAGGCATGCAGGCCCAAAGGCCGGGTTTTTCGGCGCGGGATTGATCATCGCGGGCGATGTCCTGCTGTTTCCGCTCCGCGCGCTTTTGGCCGGGACATATCGATGA
- a CDS encoding NAD-dependent succinate-semialdehyde dehydrogenase, with product MKLSDPSLFRQACPVAGRWIEAEGREATMVRNPATGEPLGAVPDLGSAETEDAIRAAVIAQKLWAKKTAGERAAVLKAWHRLMIENRDDLAMILTLEQGKPLAEAKGEITYGASFIEWFAEEARRINGETIPGHQPDKRILVLRQPAGVVAAITPWNFPNAMITRKVGPALAAGCAVVLKPAPQTPFSAIAIAVLAERAGLPAGLLNIVTGDATAIGGTLTASRDIRVLTFTGSTRTGELLYRQCAPTIKKLGLELGGNAPFIVFDDADLDAAVEGAIIAKFRNNGQTCVCANRLYVQDGVYEAFAAKLATAVAVLKVGNGLDRDVVLGPLIDDNAVAKVEAHIDDAVARGAAIVSGGKRHALGGLFFEPTILRDVDAGMQVAREETFGPLAPLFRFRDEEDVIAQANDTEFGLASYFYARDLSRVFRVAEALEYGMVGVNTGLVSTAEAPFGGVKMSGLGREGSRHGLDEYTELKYVCLGGIA from the coding sequence ATGAAACTCAGTGATCCCTCGCTGTTCCGTCAGGCATGCCCGGTCGCCGGTCGCTGGATCGAGGCGGAAGGCCGCGAGGCGACGATGGTGCGCAATCCGGCGACCGGCGAGCCGCTCGGCGCCGTCCCCGATCTCGGTTCCGCCGAAACCGAGGACGCCATCCGTGCCGCCGTCATCGCCCAGAAGCTTTGGGCGAAGAAGACCGCCGGCGAACGCGCTGCCGTTCTCAAGGCATGGCACCGCCTGATGATCGAAAACCGCGACGATCTGGCGATGATCCTGACGCTGGAGCAGGGAAAACCGCTCGCTGAAGCCAAGGGAGAGATCACCTATGGCGCGAGCTTCATCGAATGGTTTGCCGAAGAGGCAAGACGCATCAACGGCGAGACCATACCGGGGCATCAACCGGACAAGCGCATCCTCGTGCTGCGCCAGCCGGCCGGCGTGGTGGCGGCGATCACGCCCTGGAACTTTCCGAATGCGATGATCACCCGCAAGGTCGGCCCCGCACTGGCCGCCGGCTGCGCCGTCGTTCTGAAGCCGGCGCCGCAGACGCCGTTCTCGGCAATCGCCATCGCCGTTCTCGCCGAGCGCGCCGGCCTGCCGGCTGGCCTGCTCAACATCGTCACCGGTGACGCTACCGCTATTGGCGGGACGCTGACGGCAAGCCGTGACATCCGGGTCCTGACCTTCACCGGCTCCACCCGGACGGGCGAGCTGCTTTACCGGCAATGCGCACCGACGATCAAAAAGCTCGGGCTCGAGCTTGGCGGCAATGCACCCTTCATCGTCTTCGACGATGCCGACCTGGACGCTGCGGTCGAAGGCGCGATCATCGCCAAATTCCGCAACAATGGCCAGACCTGCGTCTGTGCCAACCGGCTCTATGTCCAGGACGGCGTCTACGAGGCCTTTGCCGCCAAGCTCGCAACCGCCGTTGCGGTCCTGAAGGTCGGCAACGGCCTCGACAGGGATGTCGTGCTTGGCCCGCTCATCGACGACAACGCCGTCGCCAAAGTCGAAGCCCATATCGACGATGCCGTCGCAAGGGGTGCGGCGATCGTTTCAGGCGGCAAACGCCACGCACTCGGCGGGCTTTTCTTCGAACCGACCATTCTGCGCGATGTCGATGCCGGCATGCAGGTCGCCCGTGAGGAAACCTTCGGGCCTCTTGCGCCGCTCTTCCGTTTCCGCGACGAAGAGGACGTCATCGCACAGGCAAACGACACCGAATTCGGCCTTGCCTCCTATTTTTACGCGCGCGATCTGTCGCGGGTCTTCCGTGTCGCTGAAGCGCTCGAATATGGGATGGTCGGCGTCAATACCGGTCTGGTCTCCACCGCCGAGGCTCCGTTCGGCGGTGTCAAAATGTCGGGTCTCGGCCGCGAAGGCTCCAGGCACGGGTTGGACGAGTATACCGAACTCAAGTATGTATGCCTGGGCGGCATTGCCTGA
- a CDS encoding ABC transporter ATP-binding protein, with protein sequence MNEPFLQIRGIRKEYGPVVAVHDVTLDVRRGEFLTFLGPSGSGKSTTLYILAGFDNPTKGDITLEGKTLLATPSHKRNIGMVFQRYTLFPHLTVGENIAFPLKVRRKSKAEIDSKVKEMLRLVRLEGFEDRKPAQMSGGQQQRVALARALAYDPPVLLMDEPLSALDKKLREEIQHEIRRIHQQTEVTILYVTHDQEEALRLSDRIAVFSKGVIDQIGTGPELYANPKTRFVAEFIGDSDFISCDLLSSSDGQATISLGGGTVFNSIPVHGKAAAGTRAALMLRPERIRLSRAQAGAGLAATVSDITFLGNNIHVSTETAKGEALAVRLPFGHEAITGLSRGDTVHLDFDPGAAHVFC encoded by the coding sequence ATGAACGAACCATTCCTTCAGATCCGCGGCATACGCAAGGAATACGGCCCTGTGGTCGCCGTGCATGATGTGACCCTCGACGTTCGGCGCGGGGAGTTCCTGACCTTTCTCGGGCCATCGGGATCCGGTAAGAGCACGACTCTCTACATCCTGGCCGGATTTGACAATCCGACGAAAGGCGACATTACGCTGGAGGGCAAGACCCTGCTCGCGACGCCGTCGCACAAACGCAATATCGGCATGGTGTTCCAGCGCTACACCCTGTTTCCGCATCTGACGGTCGGCGAGAATATCGCCTTTCCGCTGAAGGTCAGGCGCAAGTCCAAGGCCGAGATCGACAGCAAGGTGAAGGAGATGCTGCGCCTCGTCCGGCTCGAAGGCTTCGAGGACCGCAAGCCGGCGCAAATGTCGGGCGGTCAGCAGCAGCGCGTCGCCCTTGCCAGGGCTCTCGCCTATGATCCGCCGGTGCTTTTGATGGACGAGCCGCTGTCGGCGCTCGACAAGAAACTGCGCGAGGAAATCCAGCACGAGATCCGCCGCATCCATCAGCAGACCGAAGTGACGATCCTCTACGTCACCCACGACCAGGAAGAGGCGCTGCGTCTGTCCGATCGGATCGCCGTCTTTTCCAAGGGCGTCATCGACCAGATCGGTACAGGCCCCGAACTCTACGCCAATCCGAAGACCCGCTTCGTTGCCGAATTCATCGGCGACAGCGACTTCATTTCCTGTGATCTGCTGTCGTCATCAGACGGACAGGCCACCATTTCGCTCGGCGGCGGCACTGTCTTCAACAGCATTCCGGTGCATGGAAAAGCGGCCGCCGGCACGAGAGCAGCCCTGATGCTGAGGCCGGAGCGCATTCGGCTGTCGCGCGCCCAGGCGGGCGCGGGGCTCGCCGCCACCGTCAGCGACATTACTTTCCTCGGCAACAATATCCACGTTTCCACCGAAACGGCGAAGGGCGAGGCGCTGGCGGTTCGCCTGCCGTTCGGTCATGAGGCGATCACCGGGCTCAGCCGCGGTGACACGGTGCATCTGGATTTCGATCCGGGTGCGGCCCATGTCTTCTGTTGA
- a CDS encoding ABC transporter permease — protein sequence MLLNFDRLGWWKYILLGITLLTAAFLLLPIVFIAALSFGSSQWLIFPPPGWTFQWYGELFADPRWLESALTSFKIAVIVTILSVLLGLVTSFGLVRGSFMFRDALKALFLTPMILPVVVLAVALYAFFLRIGLGGTLTGFVISHLVLALPFSILSISSALEGFDKSIEDAAVLCGATPLEAKIRVTLPAISHGLFSAAVFSFLTSWDEVVVAIFMSSPTLQTLPVKVWATLRQDLTPVVAAASTLLILLTIILMALVAVVRKVLKQ from the coding sequence ATGCTGCTCAATTTCGACCGTCTCGGCTGGTGGAAATACATCCTTCTCGGCATAACGCTTCTGACCGCAGCCTTCCTGCTGCTGCCGATCGTCTTCATCGCGGCGCTGTCCTTCGGCTCCTCGCAGTGGCTGATCTTTCCGCCCCCAGGCTGGACGTTTCAGTGGTACGGCGAGCTCTTCGCCGACCCGCGCTGGCTGGAATCGGCTTTGACGAGCTTCAAGATCGCGGTCATCGTGACGATCCTCTCGGTGTTGCTCGGGCTTGTGACGTCCTTCGGGCTGGTGCGCGGTTCGTTCATGTTCCGCGATGCGCTGAAAGCGCTGTTCCTGACGCCGATGATCCTGCCGGTCGTGGTTCTGGCGGTTGCGCTCTACGCCTTCTTCCTCAGGATCGGCCTTGGCGGCACCCTGACGGGCTTTGTCATTTCGCATCTGGTGCTGGCGCTGCCCTTCTCGATCCTGTCGATATCGAGCGCGCTTGAAGGTTTCGACAAGTCGATCGAGGATGCGGCGGTGCTCTGCGGCGCCACTCCCCTGGAAGCCAAGATCAGGGTCACGCTTCCCGCGATCAGCCATGGGCTGTTTTCGGCGGCCGTCTTCTCGTTCCTGACGTCCTGGGACGAGGTGGTGGTGGCGATCTTCATGTCCAGCCCGACCCTGCAGACGCTGCCCGTGAAGGTATGGGCGACGCTGCGGCAAGACCTGACGCCTGTTGTCGCAGCCGCGTCGACCCTTCTCATCCTTTTGACGATCATCTTGATGGCCCTGGTTGCCGTCGTGCGTAAGGTACTGAAACAATGA